The Dyadobacter sp. 676 DNA window CCCGAAACTCAAATTTTTTATCATGGTTGCGCAGAGGATAAGGAATAATCGGTAGCAGGAAATCCCGGATGGCTCGATGCGGCAAAGGAATTTACAACCGTTCAAATGTAGCTTTTCACAACCGGTAAAAATCAATTCGTAAATTAATGAATTGTTAAGTTAACCAACGCGGTGAGTTTCGCCTGGCATCATTCCCTGGAGGTTTTCAGCCAGCTTTTTTTGCTTTTTTACTTTCTGCATAATGCTCGCCCCAATTGATCAATGCGTCGTAAACGGCGTGAAGCGATTGGCCCAGCGGGGTTAACCGGTATTCTACACGAGGCGGTACCTCGGGATAAACCATCCGCGTGACGATTCCGTCCTGTTCCATTTTACGTAGCTGAGCGGTGAGCGTCTTCTCCGAAATATTCTCCAGCTGGTTGTTAATGTCACAATATCGTACCGATTCGCGATCGCGGAGGAGGCCGTATATCCTCATTATCCACTTGCCGCTGATGGTGGCCAGGGCCAATTCAATCGAGCAGGCGGCCGGCG harbors:
- a CDS encoding helix-turn-helix domain-containing protein, giving the protein MAYNRTTRKEWEKAPAACSIELALATISGKWIMRIYGLLRDRESVRYCDINNQLENISEKTLTAQLRKMEQDGIVTRMVYPEVPPRVEYRLTPLGQSLHAVYDALINWGEHYAESKKAKKAG